In Eriocheir sinensis breed Jianghai 21 chromosome 52, ASM2467909v1, whole genome shotgun sequence, one genomic interval encodes:
- the LOC126982831 gene encoding uncharacterized protein LOC126982831 — protein MTDETEKTIENVTDEDPSGMTDETEKTIENVTDEDPSDMTDETEKTIENVTDEDPSDMTDEIEKTIENVTDEDPSDMTDETEKTIENVTDEDPSDMTDETETTIENVTDEDPSDMTDETETTIENVTDEDPSDMTDETETTIENVTDEDPSGMTDETETTVENVTDEDPSDMTDETEKTVENVADEDPSDMTDVTETTIENVTDEDPSGMTDETETTIENERREETYEIKDALN, from the coding sequence ATGACTGATGAGACTGAAAAGACGATTGAAAATGTCACTGATGAAGATCCCAGTGGCATGACTGATGAGACTGAAAAGACGATTGAAAATGTCACTGATGAAGATCCCAGTGACATGACTGATGAGACTGAAAAGACGATTGAAAATGTCACTGATGAAGATCCCAGTGACATGACTGATGAGAtcgaaaagacaattgaaaatgtcactgATGAAGATCCCAGTGACATGACTGATGAGActgaaaagacaattgaaaatgtcactgATGAAGATCCCAGTGACATGACTGATGAGACGGAAacgacaattgaaaatgtcactgATGAAGATCCCAGTGACATGACTGATGAGACGGAAacgacaattgaaaatgtcactgATGAAGATCCCAGTGACATGACTGATGAGACGGAAacgacaattgaaaatgtcactgATGAAGATCCCAGTGGCATGACTGATGAGACGGAAACGACAGTTGAAAATGTCACTGATGAAGATCCCAGTGACATGACTGATGAGACGGAAAAGACAGTTGAAAATGTCGCTGATGAAGATCCCAGTGACATGACTGATGTGACGGAAacgacaattgaaaatgtcactgATGAAGATCCCAGTGGCATGACTGATGAGACGGAAACGACAATTGAAAATGAGCGTCGAGAAGAAACCTATGAAATAAAAGATGCGCTCAACTAA